Sequence from the Papio anubis isolate 15944 unplaced genomic scaffold, Panubis1.0 scaffold286, whole genome shotgun sequence genome:
AGCTCCTCTAGGATGGAGTAGAACCAAGGCAAGCTCTTAACGGAGGGCTAAGAATTGCTTTGCCCTTAAGTTTCCAGTGAACGAAGAGATCAAATAAAAATGCTAGGAGTTCACAAACCTCTCACAGCAAGATTTTTCACAAGAAAGTTGCCTGATACCTCCTGTACCAGTCCATAACCAAATTTTGTCAGCGTTACCTCCTGAACATCTCTTGAATTTATCCcgtctcatctttttttttttttttttttttttttttttttttttaggtggacaGGAAGTAGAATTTATTGGTGAATATTAAGAGGGGCAGCACAGTGGAAGCCCTCATGAGTGCAGGGCCTGCCACTTGTCCAGAGCGCCACGATTGGGAACGTACTTGACCCATCTGGGATGAGCCGCTTCTCAGCCACCATGTCTTCAAATTCATTGGCATTGAACTTGGTGAAGCCCCACTTCTTTGAGATGTGGATCTTCTGGCAGCTGGGGAGCTTGAACTTGGCCCTGCACAGGGCCTCAATCACATGCTCCTTGTTCTGCAGCTTGGTGCGGGTGGACATAACTTGGCCAATGTGAACCCTGGTCACAGTGCCCTGGGGCTTTCCAATGGCACCTCGCATGCCTGTTTGGAGCCTACACTGGGGTAGTGCAAGGTCAGAAACATGAACATCCATCTGAAAGGACTGTCTCCAAGGTCCTTTAGAGCAACCCATACAACAAACAGGCTGCATCACTACCAGGGAAGCTGCTGTTTGCAGCCATTGCACACTGGGCCCCCATGAGGAAAGGAACTCAGTCGGCTTAATTGGCTGCAGGTATCCCGTCTCATCTCTACCGTCCAGCACAGGTTAGTCATCAGGTGTTGCCTGGGGTCTATAGACccatttctttccccattgcctACCTCTGCTCCCCCTCATCAAATCTTTACCTAGAGTCctttcaactaatatttatgctaatatgtgccaggtactcttcTGGGTGCTGGcaatacagcaatgaacaagacaCACAGGATCCCAGGCTCTCAAAGAGCTTTCGTTCTACTGGAGAAGGGAGGGCAGATTTGCACAAGCAGACCAAGAACTGACCAGGGTCATCCCTGATTGGGATAAGTGGTTTGGAACAGAACCTAGGTTttgggggaggcaggggtggggagaaggcCCAACATTAATGAGGATGGTCAGGAAAAGCTCTCCAAAAAGGTGACATCCAATCGCCATATAATGGAGCCAGCCATGGGAATATCTAGGTTGAGGGCAGAGGGGGCATTCTAAACTGGGAACGTGATGAGCAAggcagagaatgaaagaaaatgaggacAGAAAACAGGCAAAAGCCAGAAACCATAGTGGCGGAGAGGatgaattttattctttgaacAAAAGGAAATACACTGGCTCAGAAATCCTCACTCTTTTCTCAGCATCCCTTCCCTTCAAATATTAGCTGTTCCCATTTTACCTCCCACCAATTCTCTCTAAGGTTACAGCTCATCCTTCATCACCAGGAAACAGACTGTGAACAGATACTAGTCCTCTTGCCAAACATCCACCTCTGCATCTCAGCTGGCCACACTGTCACCTGGGAGGATACACTATACACACCCCCACTTAGATACACAAAGTGGGAGCTCAGCACCTCTGAACACGGTATACTCAGCTCTTCCGAGTGGTTTACGATGATGCTCACCTGGAATTAACACTCCTCTGCAGAACACTAGGGCTACCATGTGTTCTGTAAGGAATGACCAGGACAGCAACTTTCCCCATGGTCAAAACTTCTGTCAAGTTATCTCTCAGACACACACGTTCTTCTTCATTTCCACTGCCATCACATTAACTGAGACTCTTATCACTTCAGATCTGAATTCTGAAATACTCTCCAAGAATGCATTCCTATGACTGCTTTGACTCCGTGGTTCTCAAACTCTAGCACACATCAGACACACTGGGAGACCACTCTCAGGCTACTCTCCTCTTCCTAAAACAGATGCTCACCATTCTACCTCCTTAGATTAAGAACCTAAAGTAGCTACCCACACCTACCACGTGCACTAGAAATAGGCTCACCACACCTGTCCAACCAGACTGGAATGATGAACAAGGCTATTTAAAAACAGGCCAGTatagtcaggtgcagtggctcatgcctgtaatcccagcactttgggaagctgaggtgggtggatcatgaggtcaggagctccagatcagcctggccaacatggtgaaaccctgactccactcaaaatacaaaacttagctgggcatgatggcccacacctgtaatcccaaccactgcagaggctgcagtgagctgagatcgtgccactgcactccagtctggcgacagagtaagactctgtctcaaaaaaaaaaaaaaagcactccgGTATTCTGCAAGAGGCTCATCAGCATAGCATCCCCTCAAGTACAGCATGATGTAATTAATGAAAAGATTCCTGGACTGGAAATTAGAAGTCAGc
This genomic interval carries:
- the LOC103878318 gene encoding 60S ribosomal protein L10-like: MQPVCCMGCSKGPWRQSFQMDVHVSDLALPQCRLQTGMRGAIGKPQGTVTRVHIGQVMSTRTKLQNKEHVIEALCRAKFKLPSCQKIHISKKWGFTKFNANEFEDMVAEKRLIPDGSSTFPIVALWTSGRPCTHEGFHCAAPLNIHQ